The Neodiprion lecontei isolate iyNeoLeco1 chromosome 2, iyNeoLeco1.1, whole genome shotgun sequence genome segment TCAGTGGAACTTCAGTATATTTCTAAAACATTATCAGTGATTTTCTTAACTACTGTTGCGTCTAATCTCGAGATAAATTGTACGATAAATAGCAGAAAAATACCTATCAAAATAATTCTCTTGTACAGCAGATTATTCTATTTGCAAAGATTTATTTAGTATTGGCATGTCCTATCCTGTAAATTATGACTATTACTGATAACAGTACTATAAGTATATTTCCACAGCAGGTGAGAATGATTGTTGATTTCTAGAGTACAGACATAATTAAATGTTGTATATTTCGTACATACATTGTACAATATTGTACATAGCTCTATCAATCGTTTCAAAATAGGTAATATTCATTGTACCCTTTAGTTTTTAGTAATTTTCAATATGTCAAGTGACCCTAAATCTATCTTGAAGCTTCGGCAAATGATGCAATTCTTGGTTTTGTTACAGTCatttgaataaagtaaaattcattttcataatttacgTTCAACCCTAAATACGCTAATCACGTTTGCATAATCCGATTTCCATGCTCTTTTTTGGtacgataaatatttatcgaaATTAGTAACTGAGACTGCACATCTTTTTCTTAACAATACGCAAAAATAACAATCCATTGAAACAATCGAGGGAATTCTCTGcgcaaaataatttcaaatcattttttttttttttctgtcgatCAGTCACGGTTAAGCAAGATTCAAATACACGCAGCGGATGACAGACCTGCAGAAGACAGAGTCACATGACCGCTCAAAAATCGAAGTGCATGTACTGATTGTGACTTATGTAATTGGTCATAATGGTCATTCAGCGTCAGAGACGCGCGTGTCACGTGGACCACACAtcaaatatgtatgtatacccaTTCATATTAACGTGTTTAATTGATCAttcattaaaatatattataaaaaaaaaataacagagaTGAACTCACAATTTTTTCGATGACGACTGCGGCGAGGTGGttgtcatatttttaatgCAGATCTATTTATATAATTGTCACGTGTCAGCTGTAATAATCAGCGTGCGTTAAACACTCGTATGAGTTTCGTGGGTTCGATTTATTCTTAAAGATACTCCGTATGAATCCGTCTTTCATTGGCAGAATCGGTAAGATAACTGACGAAGACGGAACAGACGAGTGTACCTATAATAACGTCTTGCGAAATCCCCCTATCAGCACATATATAAGCATGCGATTTGAACATCTCTAGCAATAGCTGCGGGTGAATTGGTCTAATCGCACAACCCTATAATCTCCTGCCTCGCTCTCTTCCAGGCAGCCGCAGTAAAACTGATTTCGCATCAACAGAGTACACCCAAATCTCGTAGCGTCCACGGGTCTCATGCTCTCGGGACAATACGTACTTATTACGCACGTATTACGTGATCGCACATGCGTGAATGGCACCAAATGGCACATTCAACATTCTGAGTATGACCAGTATGACCACGTGGTCCTTGGCCTTAGACTGGGACTAGTACTCTGATAGTCACCCGGTTAGGTAAGACTGGGTAAGACCTCTAGGTATGATACATTCGCCCTCATTTACTCCCTGATTTACCTTGACGTTTACGCCGTTTATAGACATCATCAAATGGGATTTACAGGATGCGTGTAAAATCGATGAGCTCGATGTTTCAATGCCAATTAAAACGTCTACCGCTTTATCGGAGGGTGAGATATTACTTTTTATCATACTTATACACCGTAATGCGTGAACGTAAAAATGTCATTATATTCTTGTTTAGAGAGAGTTACATAACCTAAAAATACAACCGTCTGGCAGCCGGTTAGATGCTATTGGACCTCCAGATCCGGTTTCAAATTTGAGACCTATTATTTTTGCGAAACCAGACAAGGAGACTGAACTCGAAAGATGTTACAGAAGGGCGAGAGAATCAGCACAGGCTTGGAACCAGGAGTTCTGGACAAAGCATAACGCCAGTTTTATATTGGTAATCATGATCTTTCAAGTACTATGAGccattaaaaaatacatgacACATTTTCGACAGTTCATTTCATACTAATATTAACATCAATTCAAAATCCAGTTTGTGCATTGATATTTGCTGCAATTTATATCTGTTGAGCCCAAACAGATCATAGCAgctataaattttcgaaattctttcaacatttttgtCTGACGACAAGCTTATTTCACATTtgcgtataaattttttctattcttttcctTCTGATTGAAGTTGATTAGTTTTCATGTAAACGACATATCATTAggattaaattaaatattgagatcaatttttattacattctattgtaaatataatttcagGAGCGAAAACAGTTTCAAGAGAATCGCAAGCAGGCTGGAATCCCAATATTGACTGCAGATGAAATGTCCGTGTTTTACAAGAAATTTTTGGACAAGAATTGGCAAACTCATCtgaattacaatatttcatgGTACAAAAAGAACATTACGATACTGATTTTGGAAATCAGGGTAAAGTTGTCAAGACTTGGAAGATAGTAGTGTTTATGACATTTATATTTGTAAGTAGCAGTTTTACCTTGTCCTGTGCTGTAAAGTAAgtgtgaataaattattcttaatATTATTTCAGTATAGTAGGTATATTTCCATGAAAATAATTCCGACTCTGACGAAACATGAACTGATGCCTGAGTATACTTTCAAttggtataaatatttttaagattATCAGTGTTGAATTACGTAAGACCTTtccagaatttcaaaattttcaccttacttttatatttaaatatagagGTTTGGTGTTTGAAGGTGAAGTTTGCAGTCGAAATTAGCACtcagaaattggaaaatagaaaataagaaaatacgCAATCGCATAAAGACAATGAGCTGTTAAGTTTTTAATTGATGCAGCTGCTTCTCTTTTCTGCCACTTGTCTTCTGTTTTGGAACTTTGCTTTTAAGCACTCTATTTCATATTCACgtttttgtaaaatgattTTAAGTAATTGATATTGTTGTTTTTGACATTGTAATTGTTTCTGAAATTCCTTTTtagattcgaaaaatttctcagcAGCAAATTTTGCAGCCAGTAAGgcttttcttttctgttcttctaCACAATCTAATCGACTTTCTAATTCCTCGCAGCTACTACATATCATTGAAGTTTGGTCTGGTAACTTTGATTCAGCAACTTCCAGCGCAGCTTGAAGCGAGGTATTAGTTTCCTTTTCACAAAACAGTTGATCGGTCAACTGTTCAAATTCTCGTGCTGCATGTTTTgccattttttcactttcttgtaatagctgaaaaatttttgttgctACATAAATATTAAATCGAATAATAGCGCAGTGGGGCCTCCTCATAAGATATCTCACTTTGGTTCAATTTTCTGTCGTGTTTCATCTACTCTATGAGGCTACTGTCGTACCAAAGAGTAGATACCGCAATGGATTTTAACGTTTAGTGAGATTTGATATGCACAACAATTTTTAACTGAGTTAGTTGCAAATGAGTCAGAGTACCCTTATTTTAACACCTACTCTTTGAACAGCCGTCTTATAACAAGGCCACAGTGTTTTGTAAAAtccaaatttaaaatatttcattttatttggtatcatttacttttttcaatcttctgATTGTGTCACTTTGATCTtctatcattttttctttaattctcaGTTCACAATGGTGATCATCCTTCATATCACTTACTTCTTTTCTCAACGTGTTACATTTTTGCGTTTCTTCAGCAAAggaacatttcaaattttcaagctCTACTTTAAGATCTTTCACTTTGGAGACCATTGTCTTAAATTTACATTGTTGGTCACACAGTTGGGTATCCTGAACAACATAAAAGTATAAGTTAAAGTTTCTTAAATCATTCTCCGATTATCTTTTCATATGTTTAGAAACTCTAAAAAATGTAGAAGCGGATACCTTTTCAGAAATGCATGTATCCTTTTTTTGCAATAGAATCTGTTGCTGATTACAGACCCCACTCAATTCgcatatttgtttcttttgtaTTTTAACTACGTTTGTTAACTCTGTGATCATTTCCTcatattcgtttttttctgtatttagAGCTTCCTCTTTCTTATGCACtgcactttttattttattcacctcTTCCGAAACCTCTGCACATCTGTAAACAAAtttgatatattattataactgTTGAGTAgtttccttctcttttcacATTACCTATACTACATTACTATCAGTAACTGAACACTCGGAATCCTGATATATCACATAATAGCtcttgattattatttattaatacattattaattaatatgttaaaaatattggtaaaaattacTTCTTTGCTTCATTTTCagtcatatttttcaatttaaatttcaactcTTTGCATTCGCAAGCAAGTTTTGTGTTATCACATATTGTCTGACCCAGTTGTTTGGATAATgtagaatttttctcagcttCTTCAGCtagttttatattttgttgCTAAGGTAAAATCGCTTGATTAATCACGATTTATATTTATGCCTCACAGATCATTCaagaattaatttaataatttacaattgagTTCAAGCAGTAAGTGTACTTTTAAAATTGCAATTTCAGCTGCCAAATCATTTTTACTAGTCTTTATCATATCTGAATGATCTCTGGATTGTTTAGCCAAATCCATAGCTAGGTTTCGTGATCTAGCAGCCAGTTTCACTTGTTCCTCTGACTTTGCCAAAGCATCTCGCAAGCAAGCAGCTTGCTGCTCTCCGTCTGATTTCAAGCATTTCATGCTACATGTCAAGTTTTCTAATTGTTCAGCCAGCTCAGCTTTgagtttcttttcattttcaagatcctatttattatgattatttattatagttGTTCGATATGTGTAGAACTTTTGCCAGCCACTGacatttaaattatttataatattggaatgaaaaaatagatgaaataaattttcacgacaAAGCTGCAATAAATGTCACTAAATATTGAATTCTATCACTGCAGTTAAAAAGTGTGTGGATTTTAATAAAGGTGAATGATGGACCTGTTGCAACTTGTCGATATCAAGGTTGTCAGTCGATGATTCCATCGATTTCACGTTAACTCTATCAGCAGATGATCCTCTGGATTGCGTTTCTGGACCCTTGTCTAcaacataaatataaaatgatataTTATTCATGCAAAAGTGTTGAACGAGCTTCTTTCTCCGTTCAAAGAACATAGTACATCTTCACTGAGAACCAATTTCTGGACTTGGGTGAtttatatttggaaaaaattatatgtttACGAGAACCTCAAGGAGCGCAAATAATTTGTTTCCtgactaaaaattttacaatcctAAAAtcattcgttttttcaaacaatatcaATGGTTTGTGTACGAGGATTATCTATAtgcaattgaattttatcaatttttgtacatatttaAGCATAATAAGGAAGTACTCAATCAGTATTGAAATGAATGGTAGTAGACATCCA includes the following:
- the LOC107216606 gene encoding COA8 family protein CG14806, mitochondrial isoform X1 gives rise to the protein MVIQRQRRACHVDHTSNMMRVKSMSSMFQCQLKRLPLYRRRELHNLKIQPSGSRLDAIGPPDPVSNLRPIIFAKPDKETELERCYRRARESAQAWNQEFWTKHNASFILERKQFQENRKQAGIPILTADEMSVFYKKFLDKNWQTHLNYNISWYKKNITILILEIRVKLSRLGR
- the LOC107216606 gene encoding COA8 family protein CG14806, mitochondrial isoform X2, whose protein sequence is MRVKSMSSMFQCQLKRLPLYRRRELHNLKIQPSGSRLDAIGPPDPVSNLRPIIFAKPDKETELERCYRRARESAQAWNQEFWTKHNASFILERKQFQENRKQAGIPILTADEMSVFYKKFLDKNWQTHLNYNISWYKKNITILILEIRVKLSRLGR
- the LOC107216587 gene encoding leucine-rich repeat and coiled-coil domain-containing protein 1-like, whose product is MNHAAQGPDMSALENIPERDIAGDNCRGKQCRNPCNVYQLEGMERLACKKGLTCCCAATSVNTCCTCTSLQDKQWLRKNSHKACYQRRMCLCKDAKLKEHKGPETQSRGSSADRVNVKSMESSTDNLDIDKLQQDLENEKKLKAELAEQLENLTCSMKCLKSDGEQQAACLRDALAKSEEQVKLAARSRNLAMDLAKQSRDHSDMIKTSKNDLAAEIAILKQQNIKLAEEAEKNSTLSKQLGQTICDNTKLACECKELKFKLKNMTENEAKKCAEVSEEVNKIKSAVHKKEEALNTEKNEYEEMITELTNVVKIQKKQICELSGVCNQQQILLQKKDTCISEKDTQLCDQQCKFKTMVSKVKDLKVELENLKCSFAEETQKCNTLRKEVSDMKDDHHCELRIKEKMIEDQSDTIRRLKKLLQESEKMAKHAAREFEQLTDQLFCEKETNTSLQAALEVAESKLPDQTSMICSSCEELESRLDCVEEQKRKALLAAKFAAEKFFESKKEFQKQLQCQKQQYQLLKIILQKREYEIECLKAKFQNRRQVAEKRSSCIN